A single region of the Triticum dicoccoides isolate Atlit2015 ecotype Zavitan chromosome 2B, WEW_v2.0, whole genome shotgun sequence genome encodes:
- the LOC119368739 gene encoding uncharacterized protein LOC119368739: MASSSSSSPRSSRVATCLVLALLVVSLREASAWRPLRPAGDVSSGSELRDQAIVDRYPPLLPTMLPRGPAPPSAPSGGTNEAGN, from the coding sequence atggcttcttcttcttcttccagccCCCGAAGCAGCCGCGTAGCCACGTGCCTCGTGCTGGCTCTCCTGGTCGTCAGCCTCAGAGAAGCCTCCGCCTGGCGCCCGCTCCGGCCGGCCGGCGACGTGTCCAGCGGTAGCGAGCTGAGGGACCAGGCGATCGTTGACAGGTACCCGCCACTTTTGCCCACCATGCTGCCGAGGGGCCCGGCACCTCCGTCCGCCCCAAGCGGCGGCACCAACGAGGCCGGGAACTGA